In the Oreochromis aureus strain Israel breed Guangdong linkage group 14, ZZ_aureus, whole genome shotgun sequence genome, one interval contains:
- the dyrk1ab gene encoding dual-specificity tyrosine-(Y)-phosphorylation regulated kinase 1A, b isoform X1, whose protein sequence is MHPGGETSACKPSSVRLAPSFSLHTAGLQMAAPMPHTHQQYSDRHQPSTDQSVTVLPYSDQTPQLTANQRHMPQCFRDPTSAPLRKLSIDLIKTYKHINEVYYAKKKRRHQQGQGEDSSHKKERKVFNDGYDDDNYDYIVKNGEKWMDRYEIDSLIGKGSFGQVVKAYDRAEQEWVAIKIIKNKKAFLNQAQIEVRLLELMNKHDTEMKYYIVHLKRHFMFRNHLCLVFEMLSYNLYDLLRNTNFRGVSLNLTRKFAQQLCTALLFLATPELSIIHCDLKPENILLCNPKRSAIKIVDFGSSCQLGQRIYQYIQSRFYRSPEVLLGMPYDLAIDMWSLGCILVEMHTGEPLFSGANEVDQMNKIVEVLGIPPNHIMDLAPKARKFFEKLSDGTWSVKKTKDGKRYKPPASRKLHSILGVETGGPGGRRAGESGHAVADYLKFKDLILRMLDYDPKSRIQPYYALQHSFFKKTADEGTNTSSSVSTSPALEQSQSSGTTSSTSSSSGGSSGTSTSGRARSDPTHHHLHSGGHFGTAMPAMDGDSLCPQARQPYPPPLVWGGGVGPESVTGETHPVQETTFHVPPQHPKALHPHSHTHHHHGQMMATRPRPRHYTSPTHSSSTQDSMEVVHGHLSMTSLSSSASSSSTSSSSTGNHGNQAYQLRHLPAGALDFGQNGGLSMGLGAFSNPRQETGMAAHPAFSMGTNTGPAHYLAEGHLGMRQGMDREESPMTGVCVQQSSMASS, encoded by the exons ATGCATCCAG GAGGAGAGACTTCAGCATGCAAACCTTCGTCCGTCCGGCTTGCGCCCTCTTTTTCTTTACACACTGCTGGTCTTCAGATGGCTGCTCCAATGCCCCATACGCACCAGCAGTACAGTGACCGCCACCAGCCAAGCACTGACCAATCTGTTACGGTTTTACCGTACAGCGACCAGACACCACAGCTCACTGCCAATCAG AGGCACATGCCCCAGTGCTTTCGTGACCCAACTTCAGCTCCCCTGAGGAAGCTCTCCATTGACCTTATcaaaacatacaaacacatcAATGAG GTGTATTATGCAAAAAAGAAGCGACGGCACCAACAGGGTCAGGGTGAAGACTCCAGtcacaaaaaagagagaaaggtctttaatgatggctatgacgaTGACAACTATGACTACATCGTCAAGAATGGGGAGAAGTGGATGGACCGCTATGAGATTGATTCCTTGATAGGAAAAGGATCATTTGGACAG GTTGTGAAAGCATATGACCGAGCAGAGCAGGAATGGGTTGCCATTAAGATCATCAAGAACAAGAAAGCTTTCCTCAATCAAGCCCAGATTGAAGTGCGCCTCCTAGAGCTCATGAACAAACATGATACCGAGATGAAATACTACATTG TTCACCTAAAGCGTCACTTCATGTTTCGGAACCACCTCTGCCTCGTGTTTGAGATGCTGTCCTACAATCTATACGACCTGCTCCGAAATACCAACTTCCGTGGCGTCTCACTCAATCTCACCCGGAAGTTTGCCCAGCAGCTATGCACGGCACTACTCTTCCTGGCCACACCTGAGCTCAGCATCATCCACTGTGACCTGAAGCCTGAGAACATCCTCCTTTGTAACCCCAAGAGGAGTGCCATCAAAATAGTGGACTTTGGCAGCTCATGCCAACTGGGCCAAAGG ATATACCAGTATATCCAGAGTCGCTTCTACCGTTCCCCAGAAGTGCTGCTGGGAATGCCCTATGACCTGGCCATTGACATGTGGTCCTTGGGTTGCATCTTGGTAGAGATGCACACTGGGGAACCTCTGTTCAGTGGAGCTAACGAG GTGGACCAGATGAACAAAATAGTTGAGGTTCTTGGTATCCCACCTAATCACATAATGGACCTAGCCCCAAAAGCCAGGAAGTTCTTTGAGAAGCTTTCGGATGGtacatggagtgttaagaagaccAAAGATGGCAAAAGG TATAAGCCTCCAGCTTCGCGGAAGCTCCACTCCATCCTGGGTGTGGAGACAGGGGGTCCAGGTGGCCGGCGGGCGGGGGAGTCTGGCCATGCTGTTGCTGACTACTTGAAGTTCAAGGACCTGATCCTCCGGATGTTGGACTATGACCCTAAGAGCCGCATCCAGCCCTACTATGCTCTGCAGCACAGCTTCTTCAAGAAGACTGCGGATGAGGGGACCAATACAAGCAGTAGTGTGTCTACAAGCCCCGCATTAGAGCAGTCCCAGTCTTCAGGAACCACCTCCAGCACCTCCTCTAGCTCAG gaggatCATCTGGGACAAGTACCAGTGGCAGAGCCAGATCAGACCCTACCCATCACCACTTGCATAGTGGAGGACATTTTGGCACGGCCATGCCTGCCATGGATGGTGACAGCCTCTGCCCACAG GCAAGACAGCCTTACCCACCCCCGCTGGTGTGGGGAGGTGGCGTCGGACCAGAATCAGTCACTGGAGAGACCCACCCAGTCCAGGAGACCACCTTCCATGTTCCCCCTCAGCACCCTAAGGCCCTGCATCCCCACTCACATACTCATCACCACCATGGGCAGATGATGGCTACACGTCCACGCCCACGCCACTACACTTCCCCAACACACAGCTCCTCGACACAGGACTCCATGGAGGTGGTTCATGGCCATCTGTCCATGACCTCCCTGTCTtcctctgcctcctcttcctctacaTCGTCCTCTTCCACTGGGAACCATGGCAACCAGGCCTACCAGCTCCGCCATTTGCCCGCTGGAGCCCTTGACTTTGGTCAGAATGGTGGGCTGAGCATGGGGCTAGGTGCCTTCTCGAACCCACGGCAGGAGACTGGCATGGCAGCGCACCCTGCATTCTCCATGGGAACGAACACAGGGCCTGCCCACTACCTAGCGGAAGGCCACCTGGGCATGAGGCAGGGCATGGACCGGGAAGAGTCTCCAATGACTGGAGTGTGTGTGCAGCAGAGTTCTATGGCCAGCTCGTGA
- the dyrk1ab gene encoding dual-specificity tyrosine-(Y)-phosphorylation regulated kinase 1A, b isoform X2, producing MAAPMPHTHQQYSDRHQPSTDQSVTVLPYSDQTPQLTANQRHMPQCFRDPTSAPLRKLSIDLIKTYKHINEVYYAKKKRRHQQGQGEDSSHKKERKVFNDGYDDDNYDYIVKNGEKWMDRYEIDSLIGKGSFGQVVKAYDRAEQEWVAIKIIKNKKAFLNQAQIEVRLLELMNKHDTEMKYYIVHLKRHFMFRNHLCLVFEMLSYNLYDLLRNTNFRGVSLNLTRKFAQQLCTALLFLATPELSIIHCDLKPENILLCNPKRSAIKIVDFGSSCQLGQRIYQYIQSRFYRSPEVLLGMPYDLAIDMWSLGCILVEMHTGEPLFSGANEVDQMNKIVEVLGIPPNHIMDLAPKARKFFEKLSDGTWSVKKTKDGKRYKPPASRKLHSILGVETGGPGGRRAGESGHAVADYLKFKDLILRMLDYDPKSRIQPYYALQHSFFKKTADEGTNTSSSVSTSPALEQSQSSGTTSSTSSSSGGSSGTSTSGRARSDPTHHHLHSGGHFGTAMPAMDGDSLCPQARQPYPPPLVWGGGVGPESVTGETHPVQETTFHVPPQHPKALHPHSHTHHHHGQMMATRPRPRHYTSPTHSSSTQDSMEVVHGHLSMTSLSSSASSSSTSSSSTGNHGNQAYQLRHLPAGALDFGQNGGLSMGLGAFSNPRQETGMAAHPAFSMGTNTGPAHYLAEGHLGMRQGMDREESPMTGVCVQQSSMASS from the exons ATGGCTGCTCCAATGCCCCATACGCACCAGCAGTACAGTGACCGCCACCAGCCAAGCACTGACCAATCTGTTACGGTTTTACCGTACAGCGACCAGACACCACAGCTCACTGCCAATCAG AGGCACATGCCCCAGTGCTTTCGTGACCCAACTTCAGCTCCCCTGAGGAAGCTCTCCATTGACCTTATcaaaacatacaaacacatcAATGAG GTGTATTATGCAAAAAAGAAGCGACGGCACCAACAGGGTCAGGGTGAAGACTCCAGtcacaaaaaagagagaaaggtctttaatgatggctatgacgaTGACAACTATGACTACATCGTCAAGAATGGGGAGAAGTGGATGGACCGCTATGAGATTGATTCCTTGATAGGAAAAGGATCATTTGGACAG GTTGTGAAAGCATATGACCGAGCAGAGCAGGAATGGGTTGCCATTAAGATCATCAAGAACAAGAAAGCTTTCCTCAATCAAGCCCAGATTGAAGTGCGCCTCCTAGAGCTCATGAACAAACATGATACCGAGATGAAATACTACATTG TTCACCTAAAGCGTCACTTCATGTTTCGGAACCACCTCTGCCTCGTGTTTGAGATGCTGTCCTACAATCTATACGACCTGCTCCGAAATACCAACTTCCGTGGCGTCTCACTCAATCTCACCCGGAAGTTTGCCCAGCAGCTATGCACGGCACTACTCTTCCTGGCCACACCTGAGCTCAGCATCATCCACTGTGACCTGAAGCCTGAGAACATCCTCCTTTGTAACCCCAAGAGGAGTGCCATCAAAATAGTGGACTTTGGCAGCTCATGCCAACTGGGCCAAAGG ATATACCAGTATATCCAGAGTCGCTTCTACCGTTCCCCAGAAGTGCTGCTGGGAATGCCCTATGACCTGGCCATTGACATGTGGTCCTTGGGTTGCATCTTGGTAGAGATGCACACTGGGGAACCTCTGTTCAGTGGAGCTAACGAG GTGGACCAGATGAACAAAATAGTTGAGGTTCTTGGTATCCCACCTAATCACATAATGGACCTAGCCCCAAAAGCCAGGAAGTTCTTTGAGAAGCTTTCGGATGGtacatggagtgttaagaagaccAAAGATGGCAAAAGG TATAAGCCTCCAGCTTCGCGGAAGCTCCACTCCATCCTGGGTGTGGAGACAGGGGGTCCAGGTGGCCGGCGGGCGGGGGAGTCTGGCCATGCTGTTGCTGACTACTTGAAGTTCAAGGACCTGATCCTCCGGATGTTGGACTATGACCCTAAGAGCCGCATCCAGCCCTACTATGCTCTGCAGCACAGCTTCTTCAAGAAGACTGCGGATGAGGGGACCAATACAAGCAGTAGTGTGTCTACAAGCCCCGCATTAGAGCAGTCCCAGTCTTCAGGAACCACCTCCAGCACCTCCTCTAGCTCAG gaggatCATCTGGGACAAGTACCAGTGGCAGAGCCAGATCAGACCCTACCCATCACCACTTGCATAGTGGAGGACATTTTGGCACGGCCATGCCTGCCATGGATGGTGACAGCCTCTGCCCACAG GCAAGACAGCCTTACCCACCCCCGCTGGTGTGGGGAGGTGGCGTCGGACCAGAATCAGTCACTGGAGAGACCCACCCAGTCCAGGAGACCACCTTCCATGTTCCCCCTCAGCACCCTAAGGCCCTGCATCCCCACTCACATACTCATCACCACCATGGGCAGATGATGGCTACACGTCCACGCCCACGCCACTACACTTCCCCAACACACAGCTCCTCGACACAGGACTCCATGGAGGTGGTTCATGGCCATCTGTCCATGACCTCCCTGTCTtcctctgcctcctcttcctctacaTCGTCCTCTTCCACTGGGAACCATGGCAACCAGGCCTACCAGCTCCGCCATTTGCCCGCTGGAGCCCTTGACTTTGGTCAGAATGGTGGGCTGAGCATGGGGCTAGGTGCCTTCTCGAACCCACGGCAGGAGACTGGCATGGCAGCGCACCCTGCATTCTCCATGGGAACGAACACAGGGCCTGCCCACTACCTAGCGGAAGGCCACCTGGGCATGAGGCAGGGCATGGACCGGGAAGAGTCTCCAATGACTGGAGTGTGTGTGCAGCAGAGTTCTATGGCCAGCTCGTGA
- the thap12b gene encoding THAP domain containing 12b translates to MPNFCAAPNCTRKSTQSDLAFFRFPRDPERCRIWVENCRRADLEAKTSDQLNKHYRLCAKHFDPAMVCKTSPYRTVLKDTAIPTIFDLTSHLKNPHTRHRKRIKELTEEDIRKIKERRLASSIDQIASKKDAVEDSTTTNEDEPQLSTEEKAFREYLRSLFEAVVMLGKQSIPLMPLKASETELKPNNFQALLDYRMNAGDEALKKRFEATAVNSEYLSVTQQSQLLDVCENTVREEMLMEVRESRFFSLVTGDLVEFANEKHLPLFLRFVNQQNVLREEFLDFVPFDGDEPALVERLEAQLTDRWGLSMEDCRGQAHKATGISTTKMKAVAVLLMEKYPLALHMPCSHMALNVHLTNSLPFPNVQVVMETLRRIGAFFQTQSTQDELKKAISTHYQKNEEKGAALKQACSPGWTEEHNVFDVLLDMLPPLLLCMDNIRDNEEGKFAASVVADGYSIAETLADFEIVVTIVILKNVLTFTRAFGRNLQGETLDVFFAANSLTAVLHSLNEVNDNIDVYHEFWYEEAVSVATVIEIPVKVPRLFLRKQRAADVGEIQAEPYFKEYVTMPVIHGIMQEVEDMFSETNLKALKCLSLVPAVMGQMKFNTTEENYADVYRNDLPNPDTLPAELHCWRIKWKHRGKEVRLPTTIHETLQLPDVKFFPNVNSFLKVLSTLPVLKLEDSKSDTASGRLQAYLDSMPPQQWNKSLAMLNVNTHVKHDLDVMVDKYCRLYPEDDTEVDAESEEVAEEDAGMK, encoded by the exons ATGCCGAATTTTTGCGCGGCCCCGAACTGTACGCGGAAAAGCACGCAATCTGATTTGGCATTTTTTCGGTTTCCACGGGACCCGGAGAG ATGCAGAATCTGGGTAGAGAACTGTCGCAGGGCCGATCTAGAGGCAAAAACATCAGACCAGTTGAATAAGCACTACAGACTATGTGCTAAGCACTTTGACCCGGCTATGGTGTGCAAAACG AGCCCTTATCGGACTGTGCTGAAGGATACGGCAATTCCAACAATATTTGATCTAACAAGCCATTTAAAAAATCCTCACACCAGACATCGCAAGCGGATTAAAGAGCTT ACTGAAGAAGATATACGGAAGATAAAAGAAAGGAGAT TGGCATCTTCTATTGACCAGATTGCTTCCAAAAAAGATGCAGTAGAAGATAGCACAACAACCAATGAGGATGAACCTCAGCTGTCCACGGAGGAGAAGGCATTTCGGGAATACCTGAGATCTTTGTTTGAAGCCGTGGTCATGTTAGGAAAACAAAGCATACCGTTAATGCCTCTTAAAGCATCAGAAACAGAACTTAAACCCAACAACTTCCAGGCCCTCCTAGATTATCGCATGAACGCTGGAGATGAAGCTTTGAAGAAGCGCTTTGAGGCAACGGCCGTGAACTCTGAATACCTTTCTGTAACCCAGCAAAGTCAGCTCCTGGACGTTTGTGAGAACACGGTGAGGGAGGAGATGCTAATGGAAGTGAGAGAGAGTCGCTTCTTCTCCCTAGTGACAGGCGACCTTGTGGAATTTGCCAACGAGAAGCACCTGCCTCTGTTTTTACGCTTTGTGAACCAGCAGAACGTCCTCCGAGAGGAGTTTTTGGACTTTGTGCCATTTGATGGTGATGAGCCTGCACTGGTCGAGAGACTGGAGGCCCAGCTGACTGATCGCTGGGGGCTCAGCATGGAAGACTGCCGTGGTCAGGCCCATAAGGCCACTGGGATTTCCACCACCAAGATGAAAGCAGTAGCAGTATTACTGATGGAGAAGTATCCCTTGGCATTGCACATGCCTTGCTCCCATATGGCACTGAACGTTCACCTGACCAACAGCCTTCCATTCCCTAATGTCCAGGTGGTCATGGAAACCCTGAGGAGGATTGGTGCTTTCTTTCAGACCCAGTCAACTCAGGATGAGCTCAAGAAAGCCATCTCTACTCACTACCAGAAGAATGAAGAGAAAGGAGCTGCACTAAAACAAGCTTGTAGCCCAGGCTGGACAGAAGAACACAACGTCTTTGATGTGCTGCTGGATATGTTGCCACCATTGCTGCTGTGCATGGACAATATTCGAGACAATGAAGAAGGAAAGTTTGCTGCCTCTGTGGTGGCAGATGGATATTCAATAGCAGAAACTCTTGCAGACTTTGAGATTGTTGTCACCATTGTCATCCTGAAGAATGTCCTTACCTTCACTAGAGCCTTTGGGAGGAATCTCCAAGGGGAAACACTCGATGTGTTTTTTGCTGCCAACAGTCTAACAGCTGTCCTGCATTCACTTAATGAGGTCAACGATAACATAGATGTCTACCATGAATTTTGGTACGAGGAAGCTGTGAGCGTGGCTACCGTGATCGAGATACCCGTCAAAGTTCCGAGGCTGTTTCTACGGAAACAGCGTGCAGCCGATGTGGGTGAAATTCAAGCTGAGCCGTATTTTAAGGAGTATGTTACCATGCCTGTAATCCACGGGATCATGCAGGAGGTGGAGGACATGTTCTCTGAGACTAACCTCAAAGCCCTGAAGTGTCTGTCGCTGGTTCCGGCTGTCATGGGCCAAATGAAGTTCAACACCACTGAGGAGAACTACGCAGATGTTTACCGGAATGACCTCCCCAATCCTGACACGTTACCTGCAGAGCTTCACTGTTGGAGAATCAAGTGGAAGCACAGAGGCAAAGAGGTGCGCCTGCCCACCACCATCCATGAAACCTTGCAGCTCCCAGACGTTAAATTCTTTCCCAATGTGAACTCCTTCCTCAAGGTACTTTCCACCTTGCCGGTGCTGAAGCTAGAGGACAGCAAAAGTGACACGGCAAGTGGAAGGCTCCAGGCTTACCTCGACAGCATGCCTCCTCAGCAATGGAACAAAAGTCTTGCGATGCTTAATGTTAACACTCATGTCAAACATGACCTGGATGTCATGGTGGACAAATACTGCAGACTGTATCCAGAGGATGACACTGAAGTTGACGCAGAGTCCGAGGAAGTAGCCGAGGAAGATGCTGGGATGAAATGA